The genomic window CAAGGATCCTTTACTGATAATAATGAATTTTTGCAGCCTTATGGGTTTGACGTTGGTCAATCAGAGAGAGGCAATGTTCTGAAAGGACTTGATCTTGGTGTTGAAGGGATGCGTGTAGGCGGTCAGGTTAGTTTTTGAAACCGAAAGGCTTCACAAAGTCAGGCCACTCAAAGTCTTGTTTTGATGACCCTATGAGGTTTATATACAGAGATTGGTGATTGTTCCTCCCGAGCTGGCTTACGGGAAGAAAGGAGTGCAAGAGATTCCTCCAAACGCTACGATAGAGGTAACCAAGTTGAATggattgaaatttttgttggcTTCTAAAGTGGTGTTCATTTAtgttatctttcttttgcagCTTGACATTGAGCTGTTATCAATCAAGCAGAGTCCTTTCGGGTATGTGAAATCAATCAACTAATACACTGGGTAAATTTGATCGAAAAAAGTGCCCTGAAAGCTTTCTTTTCGGTTTTATTCTGCAGGACGCCAGTGAAGATAGTTGAAGGCTAAAAGGACTAATGAAGCCAACATTGTACCAAGATTTTCTGTGTACATTCAgtaaaaaactataaaattgaTCAAAGCTATGGAAGATTCAACTGTATGAGAAGAATCTGTTTAATGGATTATACCGGCTAGTCCGGTTTTGTAACCGCTTTATAACTGTGTCTCATCACTCAATTCATACACTTTTGGCCGTTTTGCAAAACATTGAATCAATTCAATCCCATGAGGTGGTAAGATACTTTACTAATGGTTAAAATTAAGATCTAGCCTAGCCTCCATGCCTGTAGTTATCTTGGACTGTGAGATCTAGATAGGGTACAAAATGGGTGATACAAATTTCGTACCTTTTTAATGGAAAATTCCTACCAAACACGATTGGAGGGTTGATCTAATACATCAGTGATTGAAAGTTGTAGAGCCCATGGGATTAGAAGGTGTCTTTGCCTGACCGCCTCTTGCATTAGCAGTCCCATGCCCAAACTGATTCCTGGCGTTTGCTGCTTCTGTTGCCGTGACCGACTTCTTTATCTTCAAAATCCACAatgtatatacaaaatcaacaagaaaatcTTCAATATATAAGTTTCTCTTCTACTCAGAACCATAATCTATACTATTAGGATGTTTAAAATCATGTGTTAAAACTTACAGCCGCAAGTCGCTCTTTGTGAATATCTGTTGTCAACTGCAAAACATTATCCAAGGAAACAACCAAAGATGTTAGGAACTATTTTGTAAATAAGACGAATTGATAAAATGCAGATCTCTAATTCTTACTGGCTTCCGAAATGTCTTGAACTCATCACTGCTAAAACCAGGAGGCCTAATATTCCAGTTTCTTTCTACATTTAAGGAGAagataccaaaaagaaattactCATTGTAATTGGaatgagaaattgaaagaaaacgGGCAGGTAGATAATATTGATCAGAACGAACCAACATGGAGCAAGATGTCCTTAGCCTCTAGAATATCTGACTTTCTATGCTTGGCTAAAGAACAGCCAAAAGTTGTGATCTGGGTTAAAGGAAACACAACGAGCAggagttagaaaaaaaaaactcatcacAGGACAGAAATGTTTGACTCTTAACCAATGCGGTGTGGGCTACTTACTGACTCCACAAAATCTTCAGCAATATCAGAAAGGATGTCTTCAACCTCTGGATCCAATTTCTCTGACGGGTCAATCTGTGGATAGACAAGGCATTttaaatttagagaaaaaaatcaatggatatCATGCAGAGAGTTCAGTGTTGAACACCATCAAAGTAGCCCCTAAAACTATCGATATATGTTATTACTGAATCTGTCAATAGTCATCATACATGCTTTTTGGCTTTCTATGGGAGGTATTATTAGCAAATAACTCAATAtctcttctattttatttttatcaaatacaTTCCCCTTTATCTGTAAGAGATCTATCCAAGTAGAAGAAATCAATCACACATTAAGTAAGAATCAAGCGTGAGAATGAGAATACTGGTCAATATGCAAAATGGCTACCCAAAGTTGAGAATATGAAGAGAGGTCAGTGGATACCTGTTGAAGTAGCTCATGGATGCTTCGTTTCCCCAGGATACGATCATCAGACGGCTCGGTCTCTGCAGAAACTGTTTTAGCATGGTTTCCTGGTTGAGCCACAGGAGGCTGGCTCGGCATTACCGGAGAAGTAACTTTCTGATTTACCAAACCTTGGACCCGGGTTGGTTGATGTGGGTGAGCTAAAGGCTGCTGCGGAGATCTCAATTGTTGAAGTTGCTCTTGAGgctgatgttgttgttgagattGTTGTTGCTGAGGCTGTGGAGTTGCTGCTGACGTAGAAATATGTTGCTGAGGAATATGAGGTCTTTGTTGCATAGAGGGAGAATTTACTTGTGGTCTATACGAAGGAGGTGGCAAAGGCGGCTTCCCTTGGGGAGTAGATGATAACCAAGGTTGATTGATAGCTTGCAAGCTTTGTTGTGATGCACCAGTAGATTGGACATTAGGAGAGCTAATAGGTGAAGGTCTCATAAGGCTATGTCCTTGAAAGTTCTgccaaaagtaaaatataaggAATTAAAGTGTGCAAACAAAGTTGTTGTTAACAAAGGAGTCACAAAGCTGGAGTTCCTATGTCAAGATACAGAGGCCAGAAGGGTAAAAAATACATACTTGAGCAACAGGAGATTGGGTACTTGTGGAGGAAGCTGGCCTTAGAGACGATTGAGTTGGTCTCTGTTGGTGCTGAGTCATCCCACTCGGCCTTATTTGGGAACCTGAGCCAAGTGTTCCCATCATCCCAATTCCCTGAGTTCCTTGCATCATTCTAACCTGAACACACACATACAGAAAAAAgttggtattttttttgtaacagaGCACAATTCTTTGAAATGTGGCACATATGAGAGAACAAAATCCACCTGAGGGGAACTTGTATTGGACGTAGCTTCTGACATTCCAACAGTTCCACGACCTAATCCGCCGTATTGTTGCCCAAAAGAGCCGGGAAAAGCAGAAGGCGAATGTTGAGAAGGTGTAGGAGAAGGACTCGGAATTGGGGAAGCCGGAACGCCAATCGCCATACCACCTCTTTGTTGCCCACTAATAGGTaaagacgaagacgaagaggCTGGCGCTGATGAGGAAGATAACAATGGCGACGAAGCGGAGGAGAAGTGAGTGTAAGAGGAGTGTTGTTGCCATGGTCTAGAGTACGCCTGCGGAGGCGGCCGTACTAAAGGCTGGGAGAGATGTTGCTGCTGTTGCGTCGCCGGAGATGTCACCGGACGCGTGTATTGAGGAGGATTAGGGTTTGGATTGAGCGATGGTGATTGTGGAGCTGGGGAAGAGGGAATAGAGGAAACAACGGAGGAGGGACTCGGATTTGTGGAAGGCGTTGGTTGAATCTGTGTTAAAGTCGATGGTTTCGAATCCGACGGCTGAGGAGGTGTTTCCGGTGGCTGAGACGCCGTCGAGCTTTGCCGTGGCTGATCCATGAAAAGGTTGTGAATGTGGAGGGAATAGAGATATTGATTGAGTATATAGAAATCTAATTAAACCGAAATTGTCGGTACGGTATTAAACAAGTGAACCGAAACTGCAAAGCTCGATAATTATTAATACCGGACCGGCTTTAACAATTCCTTTTCTCTGTTGTGTGATTAAAACGATGAGTTTAACCCCAAAGAATAAATGAGAGTTAAAACGCAGCGTTTCATTATGCTCAGATAGCAAGTTTCTTCTATTGCTGGAAATGTAGCTTCCAAGTTAACTAGTGTCAAAGTCTCTGGTCTTTTTCTCACATACTCAAGAGTACACAGCGATCAAATTAGCTAGTGTCACGACAAATTGGAGATTTGTTTGCAGCCTTTAGAGCCTTATAGCAAAGAAGAACTGGcattgattttgatatattttgtgGATTGGAGAAGATATTGTCAAATTTTCAAAGCTTGTGACGTTGCCAAAATTATGTAGGTTTAGTGATAATAATTCAGGATTCTAAATGTGAAGTGTGGATAAGTGATAATAATTCATGTAGAAAGAAACATTGTCTAGCTAAAGATGACCATTGTTTGggtcaaaatatataaataacattatgATCAAGAACTACCATCACATAAAAGATAACTTCGATGTAATAATCTCGATAAGACTTTAAGAGAAAACATCAATGTTCATTAGACATGACAGGATCAAATCTTTTCTTCAACGTACCAATCTGCTTAAGACTCAACCCAAAAGCTTTCATAAGCAACTCCTCATTGATCCCTGACCCAAAAACCACGGACGGTATCTTCTGAATACCAGGGTTTTGGCTATTAAGTCCGCCGACAATCGTGGCCGTAACATCTCCGACGTTCAT from Arabidopsis thaliana chromosome 3, partial sequence includes these protein-coding regions:
- the TAF12 gene encoding TBP-associated factor 12 (TBP-associated factor 12 (TAF12); FUNCTIONS IN: DNA binding, transcription initiation factor activity; INVOLVED IN: transcription initiation; LOCATED IN: chloroplast, transcription factor TFIID complex; EXPRESSED IN: 22 plant structures; EXPRESSED DURING: 11 growth stages; CONTAINS InterPro DOMAIN/s: Transcription initiation factor TFIID (InterPro:IPR003228), Histone-fold (InterPro:IPR009072); BEST Arabidopsis thaliana protein match is: Transcription initiation factor TFIID subunit A (TAIR:AT1G17440.2); Has 50598 Blast hits to 32470 proteins in 1374 species: Archae - 31; Bacteria - 3770; Metazoa - 21452; Fungi - 11498; Plants - 4385; Viruses - 864; Other Eukaryotes - 8598 (source: NCBI BLink).), whose translation is MDQPRQSSTASQPPETPPQPSDSKPSTLTQIQPTPSTNPSPSSVVSSIPSSPAPQSPSLNPNPNPPQYTRPVTSPATQQQQHLSQPLVRPPPQAYSRPWQQHSSYTHFSSASSPLLSSSSAPASSSSSLPISGQQRGGMAIGVPASPIPSPSPTPSQHSPSAFPGSFGQQYGGLGRGTVGMSEATSNTSSPQVRMMQGTQGIGMMGTLGSGSQIRPSGMTQHQQRPTQSSLRPASSTSTQSPVAQNFQGHSLMRPSPISSPNVQSTGASQQSLQAINQPWLSSTPQGKPPLPPPSYRPQVNSPSMQQRPHIPQQHISTSAATPQPQQQQSQQQHQPQEQLQQLRSPQQPLAHPHQPTRVQGLVNQKVTSPVMPSQPPVAQPGNHAKTVSAETEPSDDRILGKRSIHELLQQIDPSEKLDPEVEDILSDIAEDFVESITTFGCSLAKHRKSDILEAKDILLHVERNWNIRPPGFSSDEFKTFRKPLTTDIHKERLAAIKKSVTATEAANARNQFGHGTANARGGQAKTPSNPMGSTTFNH